From Crateriforma spongiae, a single genomic window includes:
- a CDS encoding LamG-like jellyroll fold domain-containing protein, with translation MADRLKNVIFQTLQRTVSRADFDWLQDRLETDDAARQTYLTAVHISEHLDQQAVDAPGKPRPSDAPGADVMSTPLAIGRHAGGSTLVSRWVLVGVVANIIALAGITWYARTHDAPSRTERGSVSLDDAVATSPAPDASSSFAAGDTDTTTERLIAGHATLRRAIDIRWPKGNSGLHEGDVLTNGTLRFDSGVAEIDFFCGATLIVEGPAELNLESDWSAEVFLGRLRANVPPVARGFTVKAADAQIVDQGTEFALQVTPDAACVEVLRGQVEIRSTDTPARQLRTGQRHWLKGSASSASDFHDLATNDDVQRRRHNAQSDRLADWQNHIRQLRRDERLIALYTADAIDRFAESSDDSLRLMFNQVGAPDERDGVLVGPVERVSGRFGNESEGLDFSRTGARVRTRTDGQYGAFTFACWARIDGLDHVYNALFLADGYENGEPHWQIDQDGRLLFSVMVDDTPGTGLGGHPQARFHHLYKTRPFWNDSNRNQWFHLVAVYDPPNRRVTQYVNGDIVGDEVIQPKFHVQDLRIGPAEIGNWGQPLRNSPWFAVRNLNGQIDELAIYDAALDANEIQSLYQQGKPLGY, from the coding sequence ATGGCTGATCGCTTGAAGAACGTGATCTTTCAAACGCTGCAGCGGACCGTTTCTCGCGCTGATTTCGACTGGTTGCAAGACCGTTTGGAAACAGACGACGCGGCGCGGCAGACCTACCTGACCGCGGTACACATCAGCGAACACTTGGATCAACAGGCGGTCGATGCCCCGGGAAAGCCCAGGCCATCCGATGCACCGGGCGCCGATGTAATGTCAACGCCACTGGCGATCGGTCGCCACGCGGGCGGATCGACGCTGGTGTCGCGTTGGGTCCTGGTCGGCGTGGTTGCCAACATCATCGCATTGGCCGGGATCACCTGGTACGCGCGAACACATGACGCACCATCACGCACCGAACGCGGCAGTGTTTCGCTCGACGATGCTGTGGCCACGTCGCCGGCACCGGATGCGTCATCATCCTTTGCCGCCGGCGACACCGACACGACCACCGAACGGCTGATCGCCGGACATGCAACGCTTCGTCGCGCGATCGACATCCGCTGGCCAAAAGGCAACAGTGGCTTGCACGAAGGCGACGTGCTAACCAACGGAACACTGCGATTTGATTCCGGCGTCGCCGAGATTGATTTTTTCTGCGGCGCAACACTGATCGTCGAAGGCCCGGCTGAGCTGAACTTGGAATCGGACTGGTCAGCCGAGGTGTTTCTTGGTCGCCTGCGTGCGAATGTCCCACCGGTTGCCCGCGGATTCACGGTCAAAGCCGCCGATGCGCAGATCGTCGACCAGGGGACCGAGTTTGCATTGCAAGTGACCCCCGACGCCGCCTGTGTGGAAGTCCTTCGTGGGCAAGTCGAGATTCGCAGCACCGACACGCCGGCACGACAGTTACGTACCGGCCAGCGGCATTGGTTGAAGGGGTCCGCATCGTCGGCGTCTGACTTTCACGACCTGGCGACCAATGACGATGTCCAGCGACGCCGTCACAACGCACAAAGCGATCGCTTGGCCGATTGGCAAAATCATATTCGCCAGCTTCGTCGTGATGAACGATTGATCGCGTTGTACACAGCCGACGCCATCGACCGCTTCGCCGAATCGTCGGACGATTCGCTGCGGCTGATGTTCAATCAGGTCGGCGCCCCCGATGAACGTGATGGCGTGTTGGTCGGACCGGTCGAACGAGTGTCGGGACGATTCGGCAACGAATCGGAAGGCTTGGATTTTTCGCGGACCGGCGCCCGTGTCCGCACACGAACCGATGGCCAGTACGGTGCATTTACGTTCGCATGCTGGGCCCGCATCGACGGACTGGATCACGTTTACAACGCATTGTTCTTGGCCGACGGCTATGAAAACGGCGAACCCCACTGGCAAATCGACCAAGACGGCCGGTTGTTGTTTTCCGTGATGGTCGACGACACGCCCGGAACGGGACTGGGCGGTCACCCGCAAGCCCGGTTTCACCACCTGTACAAGACGCGTCCGTTTTGGAACGACAGCAACCGTAATCAATGGTTCCACTTGGTCGCGGTCTATGACCCACCGAATCGACGCGTCACCCAGTACGTAAACGGCGACATTGTCGGCGATGAAGTCATCCAGCCTAAATTTCATGTCCAGGACCTGCGGATCGGCCCCGCCGAGATCGGCAACTGGGGGCAACCGCTTCGCAATTCGCCATGGTTTGCCGTTCGTAATCTGAACGGCCAGATCGATGAATTGGCCATCTACGACGCGGCTTTGGATGCCAACGAAATCCAGTCGCTTTACCAACAGGGAAAACCACTTGGTTACTGA
- a CDS encoding sigma-70 family RNA polymerase sigma factor: MNSRPDAPPDDVPPDDPLDDRYADFVGLLARHDQAVRRFVRALLPTGDGVDDVMQETALECWRKYDRFCDTATEVDGEFTRWACVIARYKTLSWQRDRARDRLVFRESVIEQLAASAELRLDRGDQEREAIERCLDQLPADQRRLLLSVHSPGESVARIASETGQRARKLYSVVQSLRKLLLRCVESRLASESSHG, translated from the coding sequence ATGAATTCCCGCCCTGATGCCCCACCCGATGACGTCCCACCCGACGATCCCCTGGATGACCGCTACGCCGATTTTGTCGGCTTGCTTGCGCGTCATGATCAGGCGGTCCGTCGGTTCGTCCGTGCGTTGTTGCCCACTGGTGACGGAGTGGACGACGTGATGCAGGAAACAGCGCTGGAATGCTGGCGAAAATACGACCGGTTTTGTGACACGGCGACCGAAGTCGACGGCGAATTTACACGCTGGGCTTGTGTGATCGCACGCTACAAAACACTCAGCTGGCAACGCGACCGTGCCCGGGACCGACTGGTGTTTCGCGAAAGCGTCATTGAACAATTGGCGGCATCGGCCGAGTTGCGTTTGGATCGCGGCGATCAAGAACGCGAAGCGATCGAACGCTGCCTGGATCAGTTGCCCGCCGATCAGCGGCGACTGCTGTTAAGCGTGCATTCCCCCGGTGAATCGGTCGCCCGAATCGCCAGCGAAACCGGCCAGCGAGCACGCAAGCTGTACAGCGTCGTGCAGTCCCTGCGCAAACTGCTACTGCGTTGCGTCGAAAGCCGTTTGGCATCGGAGTCGTCGCATGGCTGA
- a CDS encoding sulfatase family protein, translating to MTRNPALSLIGWITCCLIAGPAIADNEATASTQSNPTRPSPTRPNIVWIIPDDMSANFSCYGETAIETPNVDALAAGGVQFNRAFVTAPVCSTCRSAFITGMYQTSIGAHHHRSGRGERKIELPASIQLVPKMFQDAGYYTTISGWPNRGKRLGKTDYNFQWDASVYDGTDWSERKPGQPFFAQIQTKGGKMRGKDASGWSRIHEQAEKTLGSRTSEDVVQLPPYYPQHPDLVTDWAAYLDSVRMTDHMVGEVLQRLEDEGIRENTLVLFMTDHGISHARGKQFLYDEGIHVPLVISGPGIQPGTVRNDVVEHIDIAALSLGAAGIEVPTWMQAQDILADDYQPRDAVFAARDRCDETVDHIRSVRTADFKYIRNFLPQRPHLQPCAYKDAKAILIALRQWHDAGKLDAIQELIFRPTRPAEELYDLAADPYEINNLADVPGYQDKLAEMRSRLDRWMEDTGDQGRQMESAAMYDSDMEEYLRKFRKPDGDKAHMRVIESNIALMKKWAAEGK from the coding sequence ATGACCCGAAACCCTGCACTGTCCCTAATCGGCTGGATCACTTGCTGTTTGATCGCTGGACCGGCGATCGCCGACAATGAGGCCACGGCCTCCACACAGTCCAATCCCACAAGGCCCAGCCCCACTCGGCCTAACATCGTGTGGATCATTCCCGATGACATGTCAGCCAACTTTTCGTGCTATGGCGAAACGGCGATCGAAACTCCCAACGTGGACGCCTTGGCCGCTGGCGGTGTTCAGTTCAATCGCGCCTTCGTGACGGCCCCGGTCTGCAGCACTTGCCGATCGGCGTTCATCACGGGGATGTACCAAACCAGCATCGGCGCCCACCACCATCGCAGCGGACGCGGCGAACGCAAAATTGAATTGCCCGCCTCGATCCAATTGGTGCCGAAGATGTTCCAGGATGCCGGCTATTACACGACGATCAGCGGTTGGCCCAATCGCGGCAAACGTCTGGGCAAAACGGACTACAACTTCCAGTGGGACGCATCGGTCTATGACGGCACGGATTGGTCCGAACGAAAACCGGGCCAACCCTTCTTTGCCCAGATCCAAACGAAGGGCGGAAAGATGCGTGGCAAAGACGCCAGCGGATGGAGCCGGATTCATGAGCAAGCGGAAAAGACACTGGGCAGCCGTACCAGCGAAGATGTCGTTCAACTGCCACCTTATTACCCGCAACATCCTGACCTGGTCACTGACTGGGCCGCCTATTTGGACTCGGTCCGCATGACCGATCACATGGTGGGCGAAGTGCTACAGCGATTGGAAGACGAGGGCATCCGCGAAAACACTCTGGTCTTGTTCATGACCGATCACGGCATCAGCCATGCACGTGGAAAACAATTCCTGTACGACGAAGGGATTCATGTTCCCCTGGTGATCAGCGGCCCGGGTATCCAACCGGGAACCGTGCGTAATGACGTCGTCGAACACATCGACATTGCGGCGTTGTCCTTGGGTGCCGCGGGGATCGAAGTCCCGACTTGGATGCAAGCCCAGGACATCTTGGCCGACGATTATCAACCGCGTGACGCGGTCTTTGCGGCGCGTGATCGCTGCGACGAAACGGTCGATCACATCCGGTCGGTACGCACCGCAGACTTCAAGTACATCCGCAACTTCCTCCCTCAGCGGCCGCACCTACAGCCTTGTGCCTACAAAGACGCCAAGGCGATTCTGATTGCACTGCGGCAATGGCACGACGCAGGAAAGCTTGACGCGATCCAAGAACTGATTTTTCGCCCGACCCGACCGGCGGAGGAGTTGTACGATTTGGCGGCCGACCCGTACGAAATCAACAACTTGGCCGATGTGCCGGGCTATCAGGACAAGCTGGCCGAAATGCGGTCGCGTCTGGATCGTTGGATGGAAGACACCGGCGACCAGGGACGCCAGATGGAATCGGCCGCGATGTACGACAGTGATATGGAGGAATACTTGCGAAAGTTTCGCAAGCCTGACGGCGACAAAGCTCACATGCGGGTCATCGAATCCAACATCGCATTGATGAAAAAATGGGCGGCCGAGGGCAAGTGA
- a CDS encoding right-handed parallel beta-helix repeat-containing protein — MRCIATTMLALTVSTVFADQTIDVADHGIRPGTDCTFAVNRLIESLADRDAVTLRFAAGQYDFYPENAVERHRAVSNHDNSLKRIAFPLFGHQNVTIDGGGSVFMFHGRISPFVLAQCTDITLKNFTIDWQRSFHDELPVIASNPDDGSFVVEVDPKRYPHTIKNGNLLSEKYDWQDRMGSNIVFDPKTNAPIFNTRDYSINFSAPYTASHAGENAVKISGRVRKSPPPVGSVLISYGTHPTSRLCPAIHLDQANQTRIQNVTIHAAGGMGVIAERCDDVELDGLVVTSNQERIVSTRADATHFIGCRGTIRLQNCLFEHMLDDGINVHGAYVKVVEYLGDRQFLCEISHFQQWGLVFSKPGDRIALLSRTTVLPFFETEVTKTRILNERRLLVTLAEVPDRMPEGPLSMENLTWYPDLVMKNNTIRENRARGALITTKGKVLLQDNVIASQMHGILIEGDNNKWYESGGVQNITITGNTFDNVGFEGGAVYPLLASPLLNETQHMGEGHFHRNIRFTDNTIRSFSGHLVRAQSVTGLTISGNRLEISKDYPAVTDFPAVDLEYCDDVTIRDNDAVGFDCTLVVQTSDDCSSVSVGPNSGLDRP, encoded by the coding sequence ATGCGTTGCATCGCGACCACAATGCTGGCGTTGACCGTCAGTACCGTTTTTGCCGATCAGACGATCGATGTCGCCGACCACGGAATCCGACCGGGCACTGATTGCACATTTGCCGTCAACCGGTTGATCGAAAGTTTGGCGGACCGGGATGCCGTGACGCTGCGCTTCGCGGCGGGACAGTATGACTTTTATCCGGAAAATGCGGTCGAACGACATCGCGCGGTGTCCAATCATGACAACAGTTTGAAACGCATCGCATTTCCGTTGTTCGGTCACCAAAACGTGACCATCGATGGGGGCGGGTCCGTGTTCATGTTCCACGGTCGAATCAGCCCGTTTGTGTTGGCCCAGTGCACCGACATCACGCTGAAGAATTTTACGATCGATTGGCAGCGATCGTTTCATGACGAATTGCCCGTCATCGCCAGCAACCCAGACGACGGCAGCTTCGTCGTCGAAGTTGATCCGAAACGTTATCCGCACACCATCAAGAACGGTAATCTGCTGTCGGAAAAGTATGACTGGCAAGACCGGATGGGATCCAACATCGTCTTCGATCCCAAAACCAACGCACCGATCTTCAACACACGCGACTATTCGATCAACTTTTCCGCCCCTTACACGGCATCACACGCCGGCGAAAACGCGGTGAAGATTTCCGGTCGCGTTCGCAAATCGCCTCCGCCGGTCGGCAGCGTTCTGATCAGCTACGGCACCCATCCGACCAGTCGTCTCTGCCCGGCCATCCATCTGGACCAAGCCAACCAAACACGTATTCAGAACGTGACCATTCATGCGGCCGGTGGCATGGGCGTCATCGCCGAACGATGTGACGACGTGGAACTGGACGGGTTGGTCGTGACATCCAATCAAGAGCGGATCGTGTCCACCCGCGCCGACGCAACGCACTTCATCGGATGTCGCGGAACGATCCGCTTACAAAACTGTTTGTTCGAACACATGTTGGACGACGGAATCAACGTTCACGGTGCCTATGTCAAAGTGGTCGAATACTTGGGTGATCGCCAATTCCTGTGTGAAATCAGCCACTTCCAGCAATGGGGACTGGTCTTTTCGAAGCCGGGGGACCGAATCGCGTTGTTGTCGCGAACCACCGTCCTGCCGTTCTTTGAAACCGAAGTCACCAAGACGCGGATTCTGAACGAGCGGCGTTTGTTGGTCACCCTTGCCGAGGTTCCCGACCGGATGCCCGAAGGACCGTTGTCGATGGAAAACCTGACTTGGTATCCCGATCTGGTGATGAAGAACAACACCATCCGCGAAAACCGCGCACGCGGTGCTTTGATCACCACGAAAGGCAAAGTGTTGCTTCAAGACAACGTCATTGCCAGCCAGATGCATGGCATCTTGATCGAAGGCGACAACAACAAGTGGTATGAATCCGGTGGCGTGCAAAACATCACGATCACCGGAAACACCTTTGACAATGTCGGCTTTGAAGGCGGAGCGGTTTATCCGTTGCTGGCATCACCGCTGTTGAATGAAACCCAGCATATGGGCGAAGGCCATTTCCACCGAAACATTCGTTTCACTGACAACACAATCCGGTCCTTCAGCGGGCACCTGGTCCGAGCACAATCGGTCACCGGCCTGACCATCTCGGGCAACCGATTGGAAATCAGCAAAGACTATCCGGCCGTCACCGATTTCCCGGCGGTCGATTTAGAATACTGCGACGATGTCACGATCCGAGACAACGACGCCGTTGGATTTGATTGTACGCTGGTGGTGCAGACATCCGACGATTGCTCGTCCGTATCAGTCGGCCCCAACTCGGGCCTGGATCGACCGTAA
- a CDS encoding prenyltransferase/squalene oxidase repeat-containing protein, with protein sequence MDSPSVATSPSTFRGRRNFRHHRRFFVTLGLVAMTAVPAFADSPSKVGNGSVEWRSVSAQRDKITQAGLSFLEEKGQSDTGTFSDRVGPGITALAITSALRNGRPIDDPMVASGLKALESFVQKDGGIYGSGRLKNYETCVAMVCFAQANADGRYDQILQDAKRFVTDLHYGNERKDPSDPSFGGASYSGDERPDLSNTGYLIEALRSVETPTGDPAIQAALKFISRCQNLDSPHNDTAYADKVDDGGFYYVIPDATPESGTPQGRSGRSDERTTANGGLRSYGSMTYTGLKSMIYAGLQKNDPRVKAAVRWIEMNYGVDRNPGMGSAGLFYYYHTFAAALNATGLQVVTDADGHTHHWKADLIAELAERQNDDGSWSNENGQWFENDKNLATAFALMALSYCDVPGED encoded by the coding sequence ATGGATTCACCGTCAGTCGCCACGTCGCCATCCACCTTTCGGGGCCGGCGGAATTTTCGCCACCACCGGCGGTTCTTTGTCACCTTGGGACTGGTCGCGATGACAGCGGTCCCGGCTTTCGCCGATTCGCCCTCCAAAGTAGGCAACGGTTCGGTCGAATGGCGATCCGTTTCCGCACAGCGGGACAAGATCACTCAAGCGGGGCTGAGTTTCCTGGAGGAAAAAGGGCAATCGGACACCGGCACATTTTCCGATCGCGTCGGTCCTGGGATCACCGCGCTGGCGATCACGTCGGCGCTTCGTAACGGACGTCCGATCGATGATCCAATGGTCGCGTCGGGCTTAAAAGCCTTGGAATCATTTGTTCAAAAGGATGGCGGGATCTACGGCAGCGGTCGGCTGAAGAACTATGAAACCTGCGTCGCCATGGTTTGCTTCGCGCAAGCCAACGCCGACGGACGCTATGACCAGATCTTGCAGGACGCCAAACGCTTTGTCACCGATTTGCATTACGGTAATGAGCGCAAGGACCCGTCCGACCCTTCCTTCGGCGGCGCCAGCTACAGCGGTGATGAACGGCCCGATCTGTCCAACACGGGTTACCTGATCGAGGCGCTTCGCAGCGTCGAAACGCCCACCGGTGACCCCGCCATCCAAGCCGCATTGAAATTCATATCCCGCTGCCAAAACCTAGATTCACCACACAACGACACCGCATACGCGGACAAGGTGGACGACGGCGGTTTCTACTATGTCATTCCGGACGCCACGCCCGAATCAGGCACACCTCAGGGTCGCAGCGGCCGATCCGACGAACGCACCACGGCCAATGGTGGTTTACGAAGCTATGGATCGATGACCTACACGGGTTTGAAAAGCATGATCTATGCGGGCTTGCAGAAAAACGACCCGCGTGTCAAAGCCGCCGTGCGTTGGATCGAAATGAACTATGGCGTCGATCGGAATCCCGGCATGGGATCGGCCGGCCTGTTTTATTACTACCACACGTTCGCGGCCGCCTTGAACGCAACGGGCCTGCAAGTCGTCACCGATGCCGATGGTCACACGCATCACTGGAAAGCCGATCTGATTGCCGAGTTGGCCGAACGCCAAAACGACGACGGATCTTGGAGCAACGAAAACGGCCAGTGGTTTGAAAATGACAAAAACCTGGCGACGGCTTTTGCACTGATGGCCTTGTCCTACTGCGATGTTCCGGGCGAAGACTGA
- a CDS encoding C25 family cysteine peptidase has translation MKSPWRWHASWLGFLLISVAGTASAGDVVLVCPDAFQTAARKWIEHRTAESLQITVIPSQRTAESLSQTINQASDTNTRYVVLLGDAPVIGTACDPARQIPTHYRETTVTRNWGSTPTIATDLPYGLAGPDQTPRRAVGRIPVTSPAQVQSFVNRLKAYERSRDFGPWRQRIELTAGIGGFGMIADAAIEQVTRAIVTGVLPGDTRTSIAYGSPGHRFYPPGASFRDAVIRRYQRGSRFWVYAGHGWIDQLDRVPATEDGIAVLDNVSVSRLAGSQERSSIGLMLACYTGAFDASQPCLAESMMMQPFGPIAMIAGSRVTMPYGNCTAAVGLIDGIYDRRVPRLGDAWLGTLNAMHADDEQDDRTTTRKLIDTLAAVVSPSGTKLIDERHEHMRLYNLLGDPTLKLNPPKTVPIRVVSGHLDGQPLQIEWSSPIDGQSQIDVGFPVGYQPDDQWIDAGWVREVEPGHWSIASADADADAGAVNRHTFELPDSIDGMLICRVRVDGTDDWASGSADLVAQPRQR, from the coding sequence GTGAAATCACCATGGCGATGGCACGCGTCCTGGCTGGGCTTTTTGCTGATATCAGTCGCTGGCACCGCGTCGGCGGGCGATGTCGTTTTGGTGTGTCCCGATGCCTTTCAAACCGCCGCACGCAAATGGATCGAACACCGCACGGCCGAATCGCTGCAGATCACGGTGATCCCGTCACAACGGACGGCCGAATCATTGTCCCAGACAATCAACCAAGCCAGCGACACTAACACGCGATACGTTGTGTTGCTGGGTGACGCACCGGTGATCGGTACCGCTTGTGACCCGGCACGACAAATCCCCACGCATTACCGCGAAACCACGGTGACCCGGAACTGGGGTTCGACACCGACGATCGCCACGGACTTGCCCTATGGACTGGCCGGACCGGACCAAACTCCAAGGCGGGCAGTGGGGCGCATCCCTGTCACCAGCCCGGCTCAGGTGCAATCCTTTGTCAATCGATTGAAAGCCTACGAACGCAGTCGCGATTTCGGGCCTTGGCGACAACGCATCGAATTGACCGCCGGCATTGGCGGATTCGGGATGATCGCCGACGCCGCGATCGAACAAGTCACGCGAGCGATCGTTACCGGCGTGCTGCCGGGGGACACGCGGACGTCGATCGCTTATGGCAGCCCCGGGCATCGCTTTTATCCGCCAGGCGCCAGCTTTCGCGACGCGGTGATCCGGCGGTACCAACGTGGTTCTCGGTTTTGGGTCTATGCCGGCCACGGTTGGATCGACCAACTGGACCGCGTTCCGGCCACCGAGGACGGCATCGCGGTGCTGGACAACGTTTCGGTGTCGCGTCTGGCCGGATCCCAAGAACGCAGCAGCATCGGTCTGATGCTGGCGTGTTACACCGGGGCCTTTGATGCATCCCAGCCGTGTTTGGCTGAGTCGATGATGATGCAACCGTTCGGTCCGATCGCGATGATCGCCGGCAGCCGGGTCACAATGCCCTATGGCAACTGCACCGCCGCGGTCGGGTTGATCGATGGGATCTATGATCGCCGGGTGCCACGTCTGGGCGACGCCTGGTTGGGCACGCTTAACGCAATGCATGCCGACGATGAACAGGACGATCGCACGACCACGCGGAAACTGATCGATACCTTGGCCGCGGTGGTCAGCCCCAGCGGGACGAAGTTGATCGACGAACGACATGAGCACATGCGTTTGTACAACTTGCTGGGGGACCCGACCCTGAAATTGAATCCGCCCAAGACGGTGCCGATTCGTGTCGTCAGCGGACACTTGGACGGCCAACCCTTGCAGATCGAATGGTCCAGCCCCATCGACGGACAATCACAAATCGATGTCGGTTTTCCCGTGGGCTATCAACCCGACGATCAGTGGATCGATGCCGGCTGGGTCCGCGAAGTCGAACCGGGACACTGGTCGATCGCATCGGCCGATGCGGATGCCGATGCCGGCGCCGTGAATCGGCACACGTTCGAATTGCCGGATTCCATCGACGGGATGTTGATCTGCCGCGTCCGAGTCGACGGCACCGACGATTGGGCCAGCGGATCGGCGGACTTGGTCGCTCAACCGCGACAACGCTGA
- the pdxA gene encoding 4-hydroxythreonine-4-phosphate dehydrogenase PdxA, whose product MSTASPASLKRIPRLAVTVGDVAGAGPELALRCTMLSEITDRCQPILVGPADVIRRIGGLLDLPVPEVAHDWADVEASDRPMIWPVGDLDAVAVVPGRPDAATGAASLASVQWAIDAAIDHRVAGVVTGPIQKEAWHQAGCPFPGHTELLADRTGVTDFRMMLTSPQISCVLVTIHEAIADVPKLIRTSSIIEAARLGHAAVSRRLGRPARVTVLGLNPHAGEGGLFSHGEEERLIQPAVAQLSREGIPVTGPLPPDTAFTPRQRDQTDVYVCMYHDQGLIPLKALAFDEAVNVTLGLPIVRTSVDHGTALDLAWTGRASHHSMQAAIEMAIDLAAD is encoded by the coding sequence ATGAGTACCGCCAGTCCCGCATCCCTAAAGCGAATCCCACGTTTGGCGGTGACCGTCGGCGACGTCGCGGGTGCCGGTCCCGAACTGGCGCTTCGCTGTACGATGCTGAGCGAAATCACGGATCGGTGTCAACCGATTCTTGTCGGTCCGGCCGACGTGATTCGGCGGATCGGTGGTCTTTTGGATTTGCCTGTCCCCGAAGTCGCCCATGATTGGGCGGACGTCGAAGCATCCGATCGTCCGATGATTTGGCCCGTCGGTGATCTGGACGCCGTCGCCGTTGTGCCGGGACGCCCTGACGCGGCGACGGGCGCGGCGTCGTTGGCATCGGTCCAGTGGGCGATTGATGCCGCGATCGATCACAGGGTTGCCGGTGTCGTGACCGGCCCCATTCAAAAGGAAGCGTGGCATCAAGCTGGTTGTCCGTTTCCCGGTCACACCGAACTGCTGGCCGATCGGACCGGTGTGACCGACTTTCGAATGATGTTGACCAGCCCCCAAATTTCTTGCGTGCTGGTGACGATTCACGAAGCCATCGCGGATGTACCGAAGCTGATCCGCACATCGTCGATCATTGAAGCGGCCCGGTTGGGGCATGCCGCGGTGTCACGCCGTCTGGGGCGTCCCGCTCGCGTGACCGTTCTGGGATTGAATCCACACGCGGGCGAAGGCGGCTTGTTCAGCCACGGTGAAGAGGAACGTTTGATTCAGCCCGCCGTTGCCCAGCTTTCACGCGAAGGCATTCCTGTGACCGGCCCGTTGCCGCCGGACACGGCTTTCACACCGCGGCAGCGTGACCAGACCGACGTGTATGTTTGCATGTACCACGATCAGGGTTTGATCCCCTTGAAGGCGCTCGCGTTTGACGAAGCCGTCAACGTCACTCTGGGATTGCCGATCGTAAGAACCAGCGTGGATCACGGCACGGCGTTGGACTTGGCTTGGACCGGCCGAGCCAGCCATCACAGCATGCAGGCCGCGATCGAAATGGCGATCGACTTGGCCGCCGACTAG
- a CDS encoding PDZ domain-containing protein, translating to MNKNWWILCLAALSIMTIDVDVARAQDYDDTEAWLRHQLGLRTSQRRDNAEMKRLVSPLSQSTIDSVVKVYSGDRPVALGTIVAAEGYVLTKRSELTGDPIRVRMSDNRLLPGRIAAVRRSSDLGLIKIESDETFTPVTWVDQTPTAGSFLISPGRTGRTIGIGAIGSRRVRVEHKGRLGVQLVSAERSGATVRGVQPGSGADQAGIEQGDRIVAINGRQQPDRFAVVNTLSKMYPGEVVALTIVRGEDRLEMDARLRDLSVLQETENDARVNGPRSARLSGFDDVFQHDTVLNPDECGGPILDSDGRVIGMNIARAGRVVSYALPASVIMEDLAGMLNEARGSVLDQNTVAGQR from the coding sequence ATGAATAAGAATTGGTGGATCCTTTGCCTTGCCGCGTTGTCGATCATGACGATCGATGTCGATGTCGCACGGGCTCAAGACTACGACGACACCGAAGCTTGGTTGCGGCACCAGTTGGGTCTGCGGACATCCCAGCGACGCGACAACGCGGAAATGAAGCGTTTGGTTTCGCCGCTGTCACAGTCGACCATCGACAGCGTCGTGAAGGTCTACAGCGGTGATCGTCCGGTGGCCTTGGGCACGATCGTGGCCGCCGAAGGATATGTCCTGACCAAACGCAGTGAATTGACGGGCGATCCGATCCGCGTCCGCATGTCGGATAACCGTCTGTTGCCCGGACGCATCGCCGCGGTCCGCCGATCGTCCGATTTGGGTCTGATCAAAATCGAATCTGATGAAACGTTCACTCCGGTGACTTGGGTGGACCAGACGCCGACGGCCGGCAGTTTTCTGATCAGCCCCGGACGCACCGGACGCACGATCGGGATCGGGGCGATCGGTTCACGACGAGTCCGTGTCGAACACAAAGGCCGCCTTGGCGTTCAACTGGTCAGCGCCGAACGCTCCGGTGCAACCGTTCGTGGTGTCCAACCCGGCAGCGGCGCCGATCAAGCGGGCATCGAACAGGGGGATCGCATCGTGGCGATCAATGGCCGCCAGCAACCCGATCGCTTTGCCGTGGTCAACACGCTGAGCAAAATGTACCCGGGCGAAGTCGTGGCATTGACCATCGTCCGCGGTGAAGACCGATTGGAGATGGACGCGCGACTTCGTGATCTTAGCGTGCTGCAGGAAACGGAAAACGACGCACGCGTCAACGGCCCCCGCAGCGCACGCCTGTCCGGCTTCGATGACGTATTTCAACACGACACCGTGCTGAATCCCGATGAATGTGGCGGTCCGATTTTGGACAGCGACGGTCGCGTGATCGGGATGAACATCGCTCGCGCCGGCCGCGTCGTCAGCTACGCGTTGCCGGCCAGTGTGATTATGGAAGACTTGGCCGGCATGCTGAACGAGGCACGCGGAAGCGTCCTGGATCAAAACACGGTGGCCGGACAACGTTAG